The Nitratidesulfovibrio sp. SRB-5 genome includes a window with the following:
- a CDS encoding GGDEF domain-containing protein — MQHTWLEPLLEMLGRRRGDTGHAAHPDGLAPGTGHAANMPPVFTGIEVPEAVPGSIPGAAPTILSGATPSARATSLTVPDSAHHAHSAHATDASVREMVARHEALHMLLVRMVDHVLVRDLYGEEITAGIESLLVDGLWAALPGLSGQPPSGHHLLPLESGEFLVFWPEPATRPQRLADAAFTMKLRLQHHLKDSVLRWTGREVHIGVGCATYRRRPGAEPRREFFQAVREARTMARKELDLSDLRLARDFKAVLQDNAIRTLYQPIVRFPTGRIMAWEALSRGPVDTPFHSPMMLFDIAEELGMLFALERICRERAIACAGTLAPDQKLFLNIHPRTLTDPGFTPGSTLEAVRAMGLAPENIVFEITERHSIRDFGVFYKTLSHYRGQGFKVAIDDAGTGYSGLATIAELKPDFIKIDMSLIRNINRDPVRRALMETLVSFAEKIGSRVIAEGIETREEAATLMAIGAHYGQGYYLGRPDHPKQETHVDIGELRPTAQLPSVGSLACSMPVGELAEPAHTVPPTTLAGEVRRLFETSDPLTSIAVTDERGKPLGLIMDYHLNRQLSAQYGVALYFKRPVSAVMDAGPLVLEQTTPVEDAARLAMSRSRLQAYDDIMITRAGVLAGIVSVQRLLHKLAQVQVELAKGINPLTGLPGNVALEKELETRLAGGQPFSLLYADLDNFKSYNDTYGFKNGDRIILLLAKVLSWAVQRHGAKGDYVAHIGGDDFVCITSPRHAERVCRAATRCFGRLVRGCYCAEDIARGWITARGRDGMERRFPFVSVSLAVLDCHERSNLHEIGERAAHVKHLAKAIPGNAYVLECGVCQMRTQH, encoded by the coding sequence ATGCAACATACCTGGCTGGAGCCGTTGCTGGAAATGCTGGGCCGCAGGCGCGGCGATACGGGCCACGCAGCGCACCCGGACGGCCTTGCGCCGGGCACCGGGCACGCCGCAAACATGCCTCCGGTCTTCACGGGCATCGAAGTCCCCGAAGCCGTGCCCGGTTCCATCCCTGGCGCCGCACCAACTATCCTGTCAGGTGCCACGCCTAGTGCTCGCGCCACTTCGCTGACCGTACCCGATTCCGCGCACCACGCGCATTCCGCCCACGCCACGGACGCCTCGGTACGCGAGATGGTGGCCCGGCACGAGGCGCTGCACATGCTGCTGGTGCGCATGGTGGACCACGTGCTGGTGCGCGACCTGTACGGAGAGGAAATAACCGCGGGCATCGAATCCCTGCTGGTGGACGGATTGTGGGCAGCGCTGCCGGGCCTGAGCGGCCAGCCCCCATCGGGGCATCACCTGCTGCCGCTGGAGTCGGGCGAATTCCTGGTGTTCTGGCCGGAACCGGCCACCCGCCCGCAGCGCCTGGCCGACGCCGCCTTCACCATGAAGCTGAGGTTGCAGCACCACCTGAAGGATTCCGTGCTGCGCTGGACCGGGCGCGAGGTGCACATCGGCGTGGGTTGCGCCACCTACCGCCGCCGCCCCGGGGCGGAGCCGCGCCGGGAATTCTTTCAGGCCGTGCGCGAGGCGCGCACCATGGCCCGCAAGGAACTGGACCTGTCCGACCTGCGCCTTGCGCGCGACTTCAAGGCCGTATTGCAGGACAACGCCATCCGCACCCTGTACCAGCCCATCGTGCGCTTTCCCACCGGGCGCATCATGGCCTGGGAGGCCCTGAGCCGTGGCCCGGTGGACACCCCCTTCCACTCGCCCATGATGCTGTTCGACATCGCAGAGGAACTGGGCATGCTCTTCGCGCTGGAACGCATCTGCCGCGAACGGGCCATTGCCTGCGCGGGCACCCTGGCCCCGGACCAGAAGCTGTTCCTGAACATCCACCCGCGCACCCTCACCGACCCCGGCTTTACCCCCGGCAGCACGCTGGAGGCGGTGCGGGCCATGGGGCTTGCGCCGGAAAACATCGTCTTCGAGATCACCGAGCGGCATTCCATCCGCGATTTCGGGGTGTTCTACAAAACCCTGTCGCACTACCGGGGGCAGGGGTTCAAGGTGGCCATCGACGACGCGGGCACCGGCTATTCCGGCCTTGCCACCATCGCCGAGCTGAAGCCCGACTTCATCAAGATCGACATGTCGCTCATCCGCAACATCAACCGCGACCCGGTGCGCCGCGCGCTGATGGAAACGCTGGTCAGCTTTGCCGAAAAGATCGGTTCGCGGGTCATCGCGGAAGGCATCGAAACCCGGGAGGAAGCGGCCACCCTGATGGCCATCGGCGCGCACTACGGCCAGGGCTACTACCTGGGCCGCCCCGACCACCCCAAGCAGGAAACCCATGTGGACATCGGTGAACTGCGCCCCACGGCGCAACTGCCCAGCGTGGGCAGCCTTGCCTGCTCCATGCCCGTGGGCGAACTGGCAGAACCGGCCCACACCGTGCCCCCCACCACCCTGGCGGGCGAGGTTCGCAGGTTGTTCGAGACGTCCGATCCGTTGACCAGCATCGCCGTGACGGACGAACGCGGCAAGCCGCTGGGGCTGATAATGGATTACCACCTCAACCGGCAGCTTTCGGCGCAGTACGGGGTGGCGCTGTACTTCAAGCGGCCCGTGTCCGCCGTCATGGACGCGGGGCCGCTGGTGCTGGAGCAGACCACCCCCGTGGAGGACGCCGCCCGCCTTGCCATGTCGCGCAGCCGGTTGCAGGCCTACGACGACATCATGATCACCCGCGCCGGGGTGCTGGCGGGCATCGTTTCGGTGCAGCGGCTGCTGCACAAACTGGCCCAGGTGCAGGTGGAACTGGCCAAGGGCATCAACCCCCTGACCGGCCTGCCGGGCAACGTGGCGCTGGAAAAGGAACTGGAAACACGCCTGGCCGGGGGGCAGCCCTTTTCGCTGCTGTACGCTGACCTGGACAACTTCAAGAGCTACAACGACACCTACGGCTTCAAGAACGGCGACAGGATCATCCTGTTGCTGGCCAAAGTGCTGTCATGGGCAGTGCAGCGGCACGGGGCCAAGGGCGACTACGTGGCGCACATCGGCGGCGACGACTTCGTGTGCATCACCTCGCCCCGCCATGCCGAACGGGTGTGCCGGGCGGCCACGCGCTGCTTCGGGCGGCTGGTGCGCGGCTGCTACTGCGCCGAGGACATCGCGCGCGGTTGGATTACCGCGCGCGGGCGCGACGGCATGGAGCGGCGCTTTCCGTTCGTCTCCGTCTCGCTGGCAGTGCTGGACTGCCACGAACGCAGCAACCTGCACGAGATCGGCGAACGCGCCGCCCATGTGAAGCACCTGGCCAAGGCCATCCCCGGCAACGCCTACGTGCTGGAATGCGGGGTCTGCCAGATGCGCACCCAGCACTAA